In Caproicibacterium amylolyticum, a genomic segment contains:
- a CDS encoding lectin like domain-containing protein encodes MQRFLQKIIPFILVGSIFSLSLPCFAASAVTAPYEPQASGIDPGFVQEQYNYAATAQSAPALRKSAGALPVKYSLADNRMDGQIKDQGAVPSCWAFATTSGLETNVLRQTGGQQRQTYSARHLAWFGMNLDARGNGCYLPGSSGLQAGTLNKGINAFSSWNGACTDAKFQLTDESYAIAERERQDSDIHLQNADILPAPLQSDGTLNQDAVQAIKEKIMQTSAVGVELCSAFQGNRQYLNVKRPVTHAVTIVGWDDNYNKNAFPTQAPGDGAWLIHNSWGTSFGSDGYGYVSYYDASLICYTSYAADLPNPQGQYKYDNLYQYDALGLDDVSDYKPLSSPTTVANVFTAHSAESLRAVSVTSARPNSTVTVDVLLLDNGSDLGNGKLVFTQQVKLPFGGFHTVDLDKPILLSAGQRFAVRETIREPNGEYFLPVEITGLYQNGQLQELASHFVYREHVPAGVSFAQINGRWFDLSKAKAGDYPFETTLPGAATIKAYTVSNVRPACSVNGNISFSPTQIKQFTVTSIAAPSVHTTNDAAAKTALLVPWNSKTKQSVWQISGLGASGTVGTYADISGTTHHLFDAVLASSPVESDTTADLQKRVGQSYVTRLYAPRGAKINFYGGTGGIIGTKLVSVSPMGGGAFYYYKTTAIKTGSVGIYATVNDSAFLLYKELIS; translated from the coding sequence TTGCAAAGATTTTTACAAAAAATCATTCCATTCATTTTAGTGGGAAGCATTTTCTCATTATCTCTCCCCTGTTTCGCGGCATCAGCCGTCACAGCTCCATACGAACCACAAGCAAGCGGTATCGACCCCGGCTTTGTGCAGGAGCAGTACAATTATGCTGCTACCGCACAGTCTGCGCCAGCGCTTCGAAAAAGTGCCGGTGCGCTGCCAGTAAAGTACAGCCTTGCGGATAACCGTATGGATGGACAAATCAAAGACCAGGGCGCTGTTCCATCCTGCTGGGCATTTGCAACAACTTCCGGGTTGGAAACAAATGTCCTGCGTCAGACAGGTGGGCAGCAGCGACAAACCTATTCTGCTCGGCACCTTGCCTGGTTCGGTATGAACCTGGATGCACGCGGGAATGGCTGTTATTTGCCGGGTTCATCCGGCCTGCAGGCAGGAACGCTCAATAAAGGTATCAATGCCTTTTCCAGTTGGAACGGTGCCTGCACGGATGCAAAGTTCCAACTCACGGATGAAAGCTATGCGATTGCGGAGCGGGAGCGGCAGGATTCCGACATTCATTTACAGAATGCAGACATCCTGCCCGCACCGCTGCAGTCGGACGGTACGCTGAATCAAGACGCAGTGCAGGCAATCAAAGAAAAAATCATGCAGACCAGTGCGGTCGGTGTGGAACTATGCAGTGCATTTCAAGGAAACCGCCAGTATCTCAATGTAAAACGGCCTGTTACACACGCTGTTACCATTGTCGGCTGGGATGACAATTACAACAAAAATGCTTTTCCGACGCAGGCACCCGGTGATGGTGCTTGGCTCATTCACAACAGTTGGGGAACATCCTTTGGCAGCGACGGATATGGCTATGTGTCGTATTATGACGCGTCCCTTATCTGCTACACAAGTTATGCCGCGGATCTTCCGAATCCCCAGGGGCAGTACAAGTATGATAATCTTTATCAGTATGACGCGCTCGGTCTGGATGATGTATCAGATTACAAACCACTAAGTTCTCCAACCACCGTCGCCAATGTTTTTACAGCCCACAGTGCAGAGTCACTGCGGGCTGTTTCTGTAACGTCTGCTCGACCGAACTCCACCGTTACGGTTGATGTTCTGCTGCTGGATAATGGCAGTGACTTGGGAAATGGCAAACTTGTTTTTACCCAGCAGGTGAAACTGCCGTTTGGCGGCTTTCATACGGTTGATTTAGACAAACCAATTCTGCTTTCTGCCGGGCAGCGGTTCGCAGTCCGCGAAACAATTCGGGAGCCGAATGGTGAGTATTTTCTTCCCGTTGAGATTACAGGGCTGTACCAAAATGGGCAGCTGCAGGAACTTGCATCCCACTTCGTTTACAGGGAACACGTTCCGGCCGGTGTCAGCTTTGCACAAATCAATGGCCGGTGGTTTGACCTCAGCAAAGCAAAGGCGGGCGATTATCCATTTGAAACAACGCTGCCGGGCGCGGCCACAATTAAGGCTTACACTGTGTCAAATGTACGCCCTGCCTGTTCTGTAAACGGCAATATTTCCTTTAGCCCAACGCAGATAAAGCAGTTTACTGTAACAAGCATTGCCGCACCATCTGTGCACACCACAAATGACGCGGCGGCCAAGACTGCTCTCCTTGTACCGTGGAACTCAAAAACGAAGCAGTCTGTTTGGCAGATAAGTGGGTTAGGCGCATCCGGTACGGTCGGCACCTATGCAGACATCAGCGGCACCACGCACCATCTGTTCGACGCTGTACTGGCTAGTTCGCCGGTCGAATCCGACACCACCGCTGACCTGCAAAAACGTGTTGGACAATCCTATGTCACGCGGCTGTACGCGCCGCGCGGCGCAAAAATCAACTTCTACGGTGGCACAGGCGGCATAATCGGCACAAAGCTAGTTTCCGTGTCACCAATGGGCGGCGGTGCATTTTACTATTACAAAACAACTGCAATAAAAACCGGCAGCGTTGGCATTTACGCAACTGTAAATGACAGCGCTTTTTTACTGTACAAGGAGCTGATTTCATGA
- the srtB gene encoding class B sortase → MKKGKHRAILIALGLVVALCAGYLLNVFVAQPAQVAADVQELKSIKAEPVSVSSSASAAIKKEDQASSFQRIQAVNADIKGWLTVPGTNIDYPVLQSSKTEPDYYLHRSYKKRYAEAGSIYLQYDCSPETSRNTVVYGHHMLYDAMLTELTKYNYYSFWKAHQTFLYENASGKCSCEIFAVLHVSPDSFSFNRTQFADDADFARFLSALQGKAIYNTGVTVTEKDKIMMLVTCSYEQRNGRTIVIGKQQNSNGGLIS, encoded by the coding sequence ATGAAAAAAGGCAAGCACCGTGCCATTTTGATTGCGCTTGGGTTGGTAGTCGCCCTGTGCGCCGGATATCTGCTAAACGTATTTGTTGCACAGCCTGCGCAGGTTGCAGCTGACGTACAGGAACTGAAAAGTATCAAGGCGGAACCAGTTTCGGTCAGCAGTTCCGCATCTGCAGCAATCAAAAAGGAAGACCAGGCATCATCGTTCCAACGTATTCAGGCGGTGAACGCAGATATTAAAGGCTGGCTGACCGTACCCGGCACCAACATTGATTACCCGGTGCTGCAGAGCAGCAAAACCGAGCCGGATTATTATCTGCACCGCAGCTATAAAAAGCGGTATGCGGAAGCGGGTAGCATTTATCTGCAGTATGACTGCAGCCCCGAAACGTCACGGAACACCGTGGTGTATGGGCATCACATGCTGTACGACGCTATGCTCACAGAACTCACCAAATACAACTATTATTCATTCTGGAAAGCACATCAAACATTTTTGTACGAAAATGCTTCCGGCAAATGCAGTTGTGAGATCTTCGCAGTGCTGCATGTTTCGCCTGACAGCTTTTCTTTTAACCGGACGCAGTTTGCAGACGATGCGGACTTTGCCCGGTTTTTGTCTGCCCTGCAGGGCAAGGCAATCTACAACACGGGGGTGACCGTCACAGAAAAAGACAAAATCATGATGCTCGTTACCTGCTCGTATGAGCAGAGAAACGGGCGGACAATCGTAATCGGAAAACAACAAAATTCGAACGGAGGTTTAATTTCATGA
- a CDS encoding SpaA isopeptide-forming pilin-related protein yields the protein MKKKIWQRVAAISMSALIAASSIPLSGSAAYAADRVKNLTISDSGNDIIINSDGNYHISGTTTKHSIIVNDDVAASITLDNVTIDATGISSNPLQIGKQATVTLILSGSSVLKGSGAYEALELKEESNTIITSINGDGSTVGNLKCQTQTGAGGTGIGICSRNTYSDLTIKGGTVVSSGIQMGAYSSGMAANKGTINIYGGVLQSSSACTNMDGILANTVNITGGTATVGTASELSSTFVNAIKCENFNMANGTLNVSSGSYSGVPDRTLANCISTTNFSLAGGVLSAKPTQGDGIAIGNSGRISGGTLTIADPCGGNSGYNLWFPCGITVPSSSSGLVIDGGTINLTISQGTGIAVPNGSTLTINNGTVISKSATGIGGKQSVSSFYPGGGCGKVIINGGNVTATGATGIGGGNGLGFYNGSGSCGGNGGNITITGGTVHASGTIGAGIGGGAPGVSWGGNGSSGSGGTIGTVNITGGTVVTSSNEGASIGSGRSGNSASGKALSVSGNTVVIMNDSKNADRLRAILADNPKGIIFQNGSGLVYGTPTIVQDTEFPANNTLTVEKGKEFKVAQGVKLTTSAMINIYGKILNNGTIRNKGQIGTVGSGTIDNLSNSNGTTGIVQYAVILHRNDGSSDDLVKEDCWVTPGKPYSASLPELTRPNYVLVGWKDDSGNAMDADEIADGWNPVTLYAQWAQVGKIRAKVTDSDTGQPVSGVVVVAKDSTGNEDARATTGSDGTVLLPNLKPGTYSAQVITPATGYSASAAQTGIAVEIGKTSSVAFTARPFKGSAAITHLDTKRNKLIAIAPISVTDRNGKVVYTGSSTSTSLTVPSLRVPDAPFTVKETAALANYRTDAAAYTANLTADGQTANVEMHSIPMMGDITYTATDKDGKPIVGATVNLVDKDGNVVATGTTDSNGKITFKDVFTGDYTVQLPGYENGNVAVTVKDQQNTAPAPVKAAMLVGTLEITHVDAQSNKALPVAKVQLKDKSGKVVYSGAPADNGTSLTIPNLTGPASPYTLTEETPITNYHANTTQYPVSITTQGQAVKVVMKSSQYAGDVTLHITDPTTGKSAADVKVNLIDKDDNIAATGKTDKDGNVTFTNVPIGTYTYAVDDPRFKLDGDKTKSVTVTDGSKQTASIPVISLGNVTLHITDPSTGKPASGVTVNLIDKDRKVVATGKTDENGNVTFSGIPAGDYTYKVDDPRFVSITGKVTIGTGNTAGTIDIEVKHPASSPTVSKTGSANITATDNSGKPLANVPVIIKDSTGKTVGTGTTDSDGKVTVPNLPDGTYTISSGDSSVMLEGSITITNGQTTSVTLKGSRVPTGNAKLLVVDTHQQPLKNFTLLVMRVDSPAANSSMIPLRKSGTIVNSVSSENNQVVAEVTTDANGYVILPQLDAGQYILIAKDSSEYKVDSSLAIVPSTTVSATVTATPISTSSSKQPAASASTVSGSGTKAPAASNNNQPTAETPVESSASVPSDYTVPKTGQSGIIPAIVLVLMAVCGTAGVLFSRKKSK from the coding sequence ATGAAAAAGAAAATCTGGCAGCGTGTCGCGGCAATATCCATGTCGGCACTGATAGCTGCCAGCAGCATCCCACTGTCCGGCAGCGCTGCATATGCTGCCGACAGAGTTAAAAATCTTACGATTTCTGACAGTGGCAATGACATTATCATTAACAGCGATGGTAATTATCATATTTCCGGCACCACTACAAAACACAGTATTATTGTAAACGACGATGTGGCGGCTTCTATTACACTTGATAATGTGACTATAGATGCCACAGGTATTAGTAGTAATCCCTTACAGATTGGTAAACAAGCTACTGTTACGTTGATTCTTTCTGGGTCAAGTGTATTGAAAGGCTCTGGTGCGTATGAAGCTTTAGAACTTAAAGAAGAGTCTAATACTATCATTACCAGTATAAATGGTGACGGTAGCACAGTAGGAAATTTGAAATGTCAAACACAAACTGGGGCGGGCGGTACAGGTATAGGCATTTGTAGTCGAAACACATATTCTGACCTTACAATTAAAGGTGGTACTGTAGTTAGTTCTGGAATTCAGATGGGTGCATATTCTTCCGGAATGGCTGCAAATAAAGGAACAATAAATATTTATGGTGGTGTATTGCAGTCGTCGTCCGCATGCACAAATATGGACGGAATACTTGCAAACACTGTTAATATAACTGGTGGTACCGCAACGGTAGGTACAGCAAGTGAGTTGAGTTCCACCTTTGTTAATGCTATCAAATGTGAGAATTTTAACATGGCAAATGGCACACTTAATGTATCAAGTGGTAGCTACTCAGGAGTGCCAGATAGAACCCTTGCGAATTGCATTTCAACGACTAATTTTTCTTTAGCCGGTGGAGTTTTGTCAGCAAAGCCTACACAGGGCGACGGCATTGCAATTGGAAATTCCGGCAGAATCAGTGGTGGTACTCTGACAATAGCTGATCCTTGCGGTGGCAACAGTGGCTATAATTTATGGTTTCCTTGCGGAATAACCGTTCCGAGTTCAAGTTCTGGCCTTGTAATTGATGGTGGCACAATTAATTTGACAATTTCTCAGGGTACCGGAATTGCTGTACCTAACGGAAGTACACTAACTATCAACAATGGTACCGTTATATCAAAAAGTGCTACAGGTATCGGCGGTAAACAGTCGGTTAGTTCTTTTTATCCAGGTGGTGGCTGCGGGAAAGTTATAATAAATGGCGGCAACGTTACTGCGACTGGTGCTACAGGCATTGGCGGCGGAAATGGGCTTGGCTTTTATAATGGTTCTGGTAGCTGCGGCGGAAATGGTGGAAACATTACCATTACAGGTGGTACAGTTCATGCGTCAGGCACAATCGGAGCTGGAATCGGCGGCGGTGCTCCTGGTGTAAGTTGGGGTGGCAACGGAAGTAGTGGCAGTGGCGGTACAATTGGAACAGTCAATATCACAGGTGGTACTGTTGTGACATCCAGTAATGAGGGCGCTTCAATCGGTTCTGGACGAAGCGGAAACTCCGCATCTGGCAAAGCACTTTCTGTATCTGGAAATACCGTTGTTATTATGAATGATAGTAAGAATGCAGACAGACTGCGTGCTATTCTAGCTGATAATCCCAAAGGCATTATTTTTCAAAATGGTTCCGGGCTTGTATATGGCACACCAACGATTGTACAGGATACTGAATTTCCTGCCAATAACACGCTGACCGTTGAAAAAGGCAAAGAATTCAAAGTTGCACAGGGCGTCAAGCTGACAACTTCTGCAATGATAAATATTTACGGCAAGATTCTCAACAACGGTACGATTCGCAACAAAGGCCAGATTGGCACGGTCGGCAGTGGTACGATTGACAATCTTTCCAACAGCAACGGCACAACCGGTATTGTTCAGTACGCTGTCATTCTTCACCGCAATGATGGCAGCAGTGATGACTTGGTAAAAGAGGACTGCTGGGTAACACCAGGAAAGCCGTACAGTGCTTCTCTGCCGGAACTTACCCGCCCCAATTATGTTCTTGTCGGCTGGAAAGACGACAGCGGCAATGCAATGGATGCAGATGAAATTGCAGACGGCTGGAATCCGGTTACTTTATATGCCCAGTGGGCGCAGGTCGGCAAAATCAGGGCAAAAGTTACTGACAGCGACACCGGCCAGCCGGTTTCCGGTGTGGTCGTTGTTGCAAAGGATTCCACTGGTAACGAAGACGCACGGGCTACAACTGGTTCTGACGGCACTGTTTTACTGCCAAACTTGAAACCCGGCACCTATTCCGCACAGGTTATTACCCCGGCAACCGGCTATTCAGCTTCTGCAGCACAGACCGGTATTGCTGTTGAAATTGGCAAAACCAGTAGTGTTGCATTTACCGCACGGCCATTTAAGGGCAGCGCAGCGATTACACATCTGGACACCAAGCGCAACAAGCTGATTGCAATTGCACCGATTTCTGTCACTGACAGAAACGGCAAGGTTGTGTACACCGGCAGCTCTACCAGCACTTCTTTGACTGTGCCGAGTCTGCGTGTTCCTGACGCTCCGTTTACCGTCAAAGAAACGGCTGCTCTTGCAAACTATCGTACCGATGCAGCAGCATACACCGCTAATCTGACAGCTGACGGCCAGACCGCAAATGTAGAAATGCACAGCATCCCCATGATGGGCGATATTACATATACCGCTACTGACAAGGACGGCAAGCCCATTGTCGGTGCAACTGTTAATTTAGTTGATAAGGACGGAAATGTCGTTGCCACAGGCACCACAGATTCCAACGGCAAAATTACATTTAAAGATGTTTTCACCGGCGACTATACCGTGCAGCTCCCCGGTTATGAAAACGGCAATGTGGCCGTGACTGTGAAAGACCAGCAGAATACTGCTCCGGCTCCGGTCAAGGCGGCAATGCTTGTCGGTACACTGGAAATCACGCATGTTGATGCGCAGTCCAACAAAGCGCTGCCGGTTGCCAAGGTGCAGCTCAAAGACAAATCCGGCAAGGTGGTTTATAGCGGCGCACCTGCAGATAACGGCACGTCCCTGACAATTCCGAACCTGACCGGCCCGGCCAGCCCCTACACGCTGACCGAAGAAACACCAATTACTAATTATCACGCAAATACAACACAGTATCCGGTTTCTATTACCACGCAGGGACAGGCAGTGAAAGTTGTCATGAAGTCCAGCCAGTATGCAGGTGATGTTACCTTGCACATCACTGACCCGACAACCGGCAAGTCTGCCGCTGACGTCAAGGTGAACCTGATCGACAAGGACGATAACATTGCTGCCACCGGCAAGACGGATAAAGACGGCAACGTGACGTTTACCAACGTTCCAATCGGCACATACACCTATGCGGTCGATGACCCGCGCTTCAAGTTAGACGGCGACAAGACAAAATCCGTTACGGTCACAGACGGCAGCAAACAGACTGCATCCATTCCTGTTATTTCTCTCGGCAATGTTACGCTGCACATTACCGATCCGTCTACCGGCAAGCCTGCTTCCGGCGTCACGGTCAATCTGATTGACAAGGACAGAAAAGTAGTTGCCACCGGAAAAACAGATGAAAATGGCAATGTGACTTTTAGCGGCATCCCTGCGGGCGATTATACCTACAAAGTAGATGACCCGCGCTTTGTTAGCATTACCGGCAAAGTCACGATTGGCACCGGCAACACTGCCGGAACGATTGATATTGAGGTAAAGCATCCCGCATCCAGCCCCACCGTAAGCAAAACTGGGAGTGCCAACATCACCGCCACAGACAACAGCGGGAAGCCGCTTGCAAATGTGCCGGTTATCATTAAGGACAGTACCGGTAAGACCGTCGGCACTGGCACAACAGACAGCGACGGTAAGGTTACAGTCCCCAATCTGCCGGACGGCACTTACACCATTTCTTCCGGTGATTCCAGTGTTATGCTGGAGGGCAGCATTACCATTACAAACGGTCAGACAACCAGCGTTACGCTCAAAGGCTCCCGCGTGCCGACTGGTAATGCAAAGCTGCTGGTTGTGGATACCCATCAACAGCCGTTAAAAAATTTCACTCTACTCGTAATGCGTGTTGATTCTCCCGCTGCAAATAGTTCTATGATCCCATTACGCAAATCCGGCACGATAGTCAACAGCGTTTCTTCTGAAAATAACCAGGTTGTAGCCGAAGTAACCACAGATGCAAACGGCTATGTCATTTTGCCGCAGTTGGATGCTGGTCAATATATCCTAATTGCGAAGGATTCCTCGGAATATAAGGTGGACTCTTCCCTTGCAATCGTGCCAAGTACAACTGTTTCTGCAACGGTCACAGCTACACCGATCAGCACCAGCAGTTCGAAGCAACCTGCAGCTTCTGCTTCTACTGTAAGCGGCAGCGGTACAAAAGCACCTGCCGCCAGCAATAATAACCAGCCAACAGCAGAAACACCTGTGGAAAGTTCTGCATCGGTTCCCAGTGATTACACAGTACCTAAGACCGGCCAGAGCGGCATCATTCCCGCGATTGTACTTGTTCTGATGGCAGTCTGCGGCACTGCTGGTGTTCTGTTCAGCCGCAAAAAGAGCAAATAA
- a CDS encoding bifunctional lytic transglycosylase/C40 family peptidase — protein MLDKEVVQFTKNGMIQHDLATGEKKQLTVSDYGKQLRYENHENTYKHQSTTFTPISHQKRFYLRTSTRGEKHYGDSKDTIMNGNQTIAVRKAAIRPYLYKRAQKAQKEAAQSRSSKNTPSFTDTSSPEYTNGTQQYTEQKQASGYDVGQHLQADNPSVYFADVTSTSKIRSAKASVAAHILNKASQSAEAAAKAASANYNGSSNPALYAGATGLSATQQAASIITSVKLSKSQKERLGAAALARRKKASNSSVALSEETEQQAASSGKTALKAFGREIIASSSKKSVLSIICVIMLPLLVLLMISSAFGALSGSNASSVPLPAAVQNYRPIVSAYAAQFGMTDYVDLILAVMAQESGGEGLDPMQAAENTAYNKKYPPVQNGIQDPQYSIWCGIQELKEALRLAGCTSPYDMEHIKLALQAYNYGTGFIIGATSPSWPGTHVWTQALADDFHNRGGGGDPQYIEHVLRYYSGIGGGLGYADVSFQNVKKVGESLLGTPYVLGGNSPGVAMDCSSFVCYVYTKAGKNMPRTTAQGIYDQYCTPVSPSEAKAGDLIFFKSTYDCGETITHVGIYCGNGVMLEEGGSHVQYANCSSSYWQSHFYAYGRVK, from the coding sequence ATGCTCGATAAAGAGGTTGTTCAGTTCACGAAAAATGGAATGATTCAGCACGACTTGGCCACCGGAGAAAAAAAGCAGCTTACTGTGAGTGACTACGGAAAACAGTTGCGCTATGAAAACCACGAAAACACATATAAGCATCAATCAACCACTTTCACTCCTATCTCACATCAAAAACGATTTTATCTTCGTACCTCTACTCGGGGTGAAAAGCATTATGGTGACAGCAAAGATACCATAATGAACGGAAATCAGACAATCGCAGTTAGAAAGGCTGCCATACGTCCCTATTTATACAAACGTGCACAAAAGGCTCAAAAAGAAGCAGCGCAATCGCGTTCATCCAAGAACACACCATCATTTACGGATACATCGTCCCCTGAATATACAAACGGTACGCAGCAATACACAGAGCAGAAACAGGCCAGTGGCTATGATGTTGGCCAACATTTGCAAGCAGACAACCCATCAGTATACTTTGCTGATGTAACGTCTACATCAAAAATCCGTTCTGCAAAAGCAAGTGTGGCCGCACACATACTGAATAAAGCTTCGCAATCTGCAGAAGCAGCTGCAAAAGCTGCCTCTGCCAATTACAATGGAAGCAGTAATCCTGCACTGTATGCAGGCGCTACCGGATTGTCCGCCACTCAACAGGCAGCATCCATCATCACGTCTGTAAAACTCTCAAAAAGTCAAAAAGAAAGACTTGGCGCAGCGGCTCTGGCGCGAAGAAAAAAAGCATCCAATAGCAGTGTGGCACTTTCAGAAGAAACCGAACAGCAGGCTGCTTCCAGCGGAAAGACAGCATTGAAAGCGTTTGGCCGTGAAATAATTGCATCTTCATCAAAAAAAAGTGTACTTTCTATAATTTGTGTGATTATGCTGCCGCTTTTAGTATTGCTGATGATTTCATCTGCATTTGGCGCCTTATCAGGCAGCAATGCTTCTTCCGTTCCCCTCCCCGCCGCCGTTCAGAACTACCGTCCTATCGTTTCTGCCTATGCAGCTCAGTTTGGCATGACAGATTACGTTGACTTGATTCTCGCCGTAATGGCGCAGGAAAGTGGTGGTGAAGGGCTTGACCCGATGCAGGCCGCCGAAAACACAGCCTACAACAAAAAGTACCCGCCTGTTCAAAATGGCATACAAGACCCACAGTATTCGATATGGTGTGGCATACAGGAACTAAAAGAAGCGCTGCGTTTAGCTGGTTGTACTTCTCCTTACGATATGGAACATATAAAGTTGGCACTGCAGGCATACAATTACGGCACCGGCTTTATTATAGGTGCCACATCTCCCTCCTGGCCAGGCACACACGTCTGGACACAAGCACTGGCTGATGACTTTCATAACAGAGGTGGGGGCGGCGATCCGCAGTACATTGAACACGTCCTGCGCTACTATTCCGGTATTGGAGGAGGTCTCGGCTATGCCGATGTATCATTCCAGAATGTGAAAAAGGTTGGTGAAAGCCTGCTCGGCACGCCTTATGTGCTTGGCGGCAATTCGCCGGGTGTAGCAATGGACTGCTCCAGCTTTGTGTGTTACGTTTACACAAAGGCCGGAAAAAATATGCCGCGTACAACTGCACAAGGCATCTATGACCAATACTGCACACCTGTTTCCCCCAGCGAAGCCAAAGCTGGTGACCTGATTTTCTTCAAAAGCACTTACGACTGTGGCGAAACCATTACCCACGTTGGAATTTACTGCGGCAATGGTGTAATGCTGGAAGAAGGCGGCTCTCATGTACAATATGCAAACTGCAGTTCCAGCTACTGGCAGTCCCACTTCTATGCTTATGGGCGCGTAAAATAA